TGAATAATCAAAACATATAGTTTATATTTCAAATTCATTTTTTTTACCAAACTCATTTTAGGTTTTGGTAAGCTATTCAATTGTTTATCTAACTTATTCATATTATTCAATATCTTCTCTTAATTTATTCAGAGCTCTGTTCAGCTGTACTCTAACCGCATTCACCTCTTTGTCTAAAATTTCGGCTATCTCCTTGTTGTCCAGTTCGTCAACATATCTCATTATTACAACTTCTCTTGAATAATCATCCAATTTTCCAATATGCTTCATTATTCGCTCAACCTCAATGCTTGTATTTATTTTTTGCAAAGTTTCAACTGATAGATCCAGAGCACTCTCAAGGTCAACTTCCCTCCCTCTCGTTCTATAGTGATTTAACAAATGATTTTTAGCTATTCTGTATATCCAGGACTGAAAAGATCTAGTTTCATCGAAGCTATCATGACTCTTAAATGCTTTCAAAAATATTTCCGAGCACAAATCCTCTGCCGTTGTCTTATCAAAACCAACTCGATACCAAATATAGGCATAAATCTTATCAACATACTTATTATAGTTCGCTAGAAAATTTTTATTGTCTTTTGACATAAACCTGTTAAATACTCAGATAATTATAGCACTTTAGCAGTAAATCATCTTTTTTTCAACTGGCTTACCTTTTATATGAGATTCTTTTATATTATTTTTTGGCCCAGGCCACCTTCTCTGCCTTCGTCATTCACCTTGTCTTTCCTCTACTTTTGTTCAATGAGCTCATTATACTTCCTTTTTCTTGTCCTGACATTTTACCACTCTTTTTTAATGAGTTTGTAAGGTGAGCCATTTCACTAACGTATTGACCGTGATTTTTGTAGCCATTATCTTCACCCTCATATTCTCCATTGTGATTTTGGTGTTGATATTGATATGAATAGCCGTCACCGTCATTATCGCAATCGCCATCTCCATCACAGTCGCAATTACAATCATTGTCGTTATTATTAACGCCTTCATCAATTCTACCATCGCAATCATTATCAATGTTATCATCAAGTTCCGTAGCCCCAGGATAAACTGTATCATTATTATCATCACAATCATCGTCATTATCAACGTAACCGATTGGAGTATCAAATGCTTCAACAAAGCTAAGAGCATTTCCGTAACCATCTCCGTCGTTGTCAACATAATAAGTATTAAATACTTCATCAACAATTTCGTTGCAATTATTATCAATATCATCATCAAGTTCAGAAGCTCCTGGATAAACTGTATTATTGTTATTATCACAGTCACCATCGTTAGCCACATAGTTATTTTCAGCAACGCAAGCAAGTATTATATTAGTGTCAATACCATAGCCATCGCCATCACCATCGTAATAAAAAGTACTTTTAACATTCTCATCGATTAAACTATCGCAATCATTATCAATACCATCACAAACTTCACCAGCATTTGGATAGATGCTTGAATCATTATCATTACAATCAATATTATTTTCTACAAAACCTTCTGGAGCTTCCATGGCAATACTTGTGCTAGCATCACTTCCATATCCATCTCCGTCCTCGTCAATATAAAATGTTCTATCAACAAAGCCCTCATCAACATCACTATCACAATCGTCATCAATTGAGTTATAAATTTCTGTTGCTCCTGGGTATACATCCATATCATCATCATTACAATCATCATTCAATGAAGCATATCCGACAGGTGCTGCGCAGGACTCAGTAGTACTAGCAGTAAATCCATATCCGTCAGCATCATCGTCTAGATAATAAGTAGTTGTTACTCCTTCATCAACACTCCCATCACAATTTTGATCAACTCCATCACAAATTTCAGTAGCATTAGGATTTGTACTTGAAGCCATATCATCACAATCGCCACTTACTTCTACATAATCGATACTTGGAGCCGAGCAAGCTAGTGTTGAAGTACCAATTTCTCCAAAACCATCAGCATCAAAATCATAATAATAAGCTGTTTGGACTCCTTCATCATCTATATCCCCACTACAATTATTGTCTACTCCGTCGCAAAGCTCATCTGCTTCAGGGTGGATTGAACTATCATTATCATCACAATCACTAGAATCTAAAACATAACCAGATGGAGAAGTTGTACTAGCAATTGAAACAGCAGAATCTCCATACCCATCACCGTCTGTGTCTAGATAATAAGTTTGCGTAGTGTCGGCATTTACAGCAAATAGAACTCCTGCTCCAAAAACTAAAGAAAGTGAAACAAGCGCTACATTCGCCAAAAGATTGT
The genomic region above belongs to Patescibacteria group bacterium and contains:
- a CDS encoding RNA polymerase sigma factor; this encodes MSKDNKNFLANYNKYVDKIYAYIWYRVGFDKTTAEDLCSEIFLKAFKSHDSFDETRSFQSWIYRIAKNHLLNHYRTRGREVDLESALDLSVETLQKINTSIEVERIMKHIGKLDDYSREVVIMRYVDELDNKEIAEILDKEVNAVRVQLNRALNKLREDIE
- a CDS encoding putative metal-binding motif-containing protein, which encodes MKFTNNLLANVALVSLSLVFGAGVLFAVNADTTQTYYLDTDGDGYGDSAVSIASTTSPSGYVLDSSDCDDNDSSIHPEADELCDGVDNNCSGDIDDEGVQTAYYYDFDADGFGEIGTSTLACSAPSIDYVEVSGDCDDMASSTNPNATEICDGVDQNCDGSVDEGVTTTYYLDDDADGYGFTASTTESCAAPVGYASLNDDCNDDDMDVYPGATEIYNSIDDDCDSDVDEGFVDRTFYIDEDGDGYGSDASTSIAMEAPEGFVENNIDCNDNDSSIYPNAGEVCDGIDNDCDSLIDENVKSTFYYDGDGDGYGIDTNIILACVAENNYVANDGDCDNNNNTVYPGASELDDDIDNNCNEIVDEVFNTYYVDNDGDGYGNALSFVEAFDTPIGYVDNDDDCDDNNDTVYPGATELDDNIDNDCDGRIDEGVNNNDNDCNCDCDGDGDCDNDGDGYSYQYQHQNHNGEYEGEDNGYKNHGQYVSEMAHLTNSLKKSGKMSGQEKGSIMSSLNKSRGKTR